In Paraflavitalea devenefica, a single window of DNA contains:
- a CDS encoding PKD-like family lipoprotein translates to MRTVKYICYCIAALLLLGACHKDKGNYTYHDVPALYVDTAGTQTRFEVFQSQDKVTINPKLIYDGNASQLSHLWRLYVATNVFDTLSRYKQIDVTIPRPPGTYTLEYEAVDSTGRKALMQYTVVVVPPIPSGWMVAYETAAGNTDVDVIRAPEFITGVKDTVMRNVYSKRNGATMPGKPVAIYYLTTAFTHLYTDKTGEKLQNTDFGFVQNYQQMFLLGNPPATPAPQGFYPGSFNGGMLIDNGGVYWTSENSYVGKVTVDAKGYEAAPFIYTQYAKQGGFYDQLNRRFVVIEQQTSQASLYPNADATARFNLNNIGKQLLYIERGFGENPSPAVDPYKYSIFKDVSGNGRYLYVINFQKPATPDVAAVDITTAPDIQDAQYFAVSNLGPAMLYATAQKVYNFQVNTASNTISTPAVAFQAPAGEAITCMRLLKGMATFGTGGILPDMDSRFLYIATWDAAAGTGKVYLYAANITSGQLGAAPLKVWTVGGKVGDMNYKRS, encoded by the coding sequence ATGAGAACAGTAAAGTATATATGTTATTGTATAGCGGCCCTGCTGCTGCTGGGCGCCTGTCATAAGGACAAAGGCAATTATACCTACCATGATGTGCCTGCCCTCTATGTAGATACAGCCGGCACGCAAACCCGCTTTGAAGTATTCCAAAGCCAGGATAAGGTAACCATCAATCCGAAGCTCATTTATGATGGTAATGCATCGCAGCTTAGCCATTTGTGGCGTTTGTATGTAGCCACGAATGTGTTTGATACGCTTTCCCGCTATAAGCAGATTGACGTGACGATTCCCCGTCCTCCGGGTACTTACACGCTGGAGTATGAAGCGGTGGATAGTACCGGCAGGAAGGCTTTGATGCAATATACCGTGGTAGTAGTGCCGCCCATTCCTTCGGGTTGGATGGTGGCTTATGAAACGGCTGCCGGCAATACGGATGTAGATGTGATCCGCGCGCCGGAGTTCATTACCGGTGTAAAGGATACGGTAATGCGTAATGTTTATTCAAAGCGGAATGGCGCCACTATGCCGGGCAAGCCGGTTGCCATCTATTACCTGACGACTGCCTTCACGCATTTGTATACGGATAAAACGGGGGAGAAGTTGCAGAATACGGATTTTGGTTTTGTGCAGAATTACCAGCAAATGTTCTTACTGGGTAATCCACCGGCTACACCGGCGCCACAGGGTTTTTACCCGGGCTCTTTCAACGGGGGCATGCTGATAGACAATGGCGGTGTATACTGGACATCGGAGAACAGTTATGTGGGTAAGGTAACTGTGGATGCCAAAGGGTATGAGGCAGCGCCCTTTATTTATACCCAGTATGCCAAACAAGGTGGTTTTTATGATCAGTTGAACAGGCGCTTTGTGGTGATCGAACAACAGACCAGTCAGGCATCTTTGTATCCCAATGCAGATGCCACTGCCCGTTTTAACCTCAACAATATCGGTAAGCAACTGCTGTACATAGAACGGGGCTTTGGAGAGAATCCTTCTCCTGCTGTGGATCCCTACAAATATTCCATTTTCAAAGACGTGAGTGGCAACGGCCGTTACCTGTACGTGATCAATTTCCAAAAGCCTGCCACGCCTGATGTAGCGGCGGTGGATATTACTACGGCGCCTGATATACAGGATGCGCAATATTTTGCCGTGAGCAATCTCGGTCCGGCCATGTTATATGCTACCGCTCAAAAAGTATACAACTTCCAGGTGAATACGGCCAGTAATACGATCAGCACACCGGCGGTAGCTTTCCAGGCGCCTGCCGGTGAAGCCATCACCTGCATGCGGCTGCTGAAAGGGATGGCCACTTTCGGCACTGGTGGTATCCTGCCGGATATGGACAGTCGGTTCCTTTATATCGCTACCTGGGATGCTGCTGCCGGCACCGGCAAAGTGTATCTGTATGCTGCCAATATCACCAGCGGCCAGTTGGGGGCTGCTCCGTTGAAAGTATGGACAGTGGGCGGCAAGGTGGGCGATATGAATTACAAAAGAAGTTAA
- a CDS encoding DUF4843 domain-containing protein gives MQKTIHCIILTIFLPAAFTACKKNVHDASFKAQARLQVGGVEAEGARKDSIGFTFAIWPTTLADTVVTVVVQTMGNVADKDRSFTLVADSGTTALPAEYELPSNLVIPANSFKVMFPVRIKRSDRLKNEIVKLVLRVQPNEHFLPGPVLAGTADLGPAFRIVWTEVLTQPAVWNNSMLYAVGRWSRVKHQAIIDVTGIRNYDGLNYSQTYAIAAVMLDWLNAYNTAHPGAPLLDEKGQEVRICSQCN, from the coding sequence ATGCAAAAGACCATTCATTGTATTATACTAACCATTTTCCTGCCGGCCGCTTTCACCGCCTGCAAGAAGAATGTACACGATGCTTCCTTTAAGGCCCAGGCCCGTCTGCAGGTAGGCGGTGTGGAAGCCGAAGGTGCACGGAAGGATTCCATCGGTTTCACTTTTGCTATCTGGCCCACTACGCTGGCAGATACCGTTGTAACCGTAGTGGTTCAAACAATGGGCAATGTGGCGGATAAGGACCGGAGCTTTACCCTTGTGGCGGATTCCGGTACGACAGCGCTGCCTGCCGAATATGAATTGCCGTCTAACCTGGTGATTCCGGCCAACAGTTTCAAGGTTATGTTTCCCGTGCGGATCAAACGTTCGGACAGGTTGAAAAATGAGATCGTAAAGCTGGTGTTGCGTGTGCAACCCAACGAACATTTCCTGCCCGGTCCTGTGCTGGCAGGAACAGCCGACCTGGGGCCTGCTTTCCGGATCGTATGGACCGAAGTGCTCACCCAGCCGGCAGTATGGAACAACTCTATGTTGTATGCCGTAGGCCGCTGGAGCCGTGTAAAGCACCAGGCGATCATTGATGTAACCGGCATCCGTAATTACGATGGTCTAAACTATTCGCAAACCTATGCCATCGCTGCAGTAATGCTCGACTGGCTCAACGCGTACAATACCGCTCATCCCGGCGCGCCCCTGCTGGATGAAAAAGGGCAGGAGGTGCGGATCTGCTCGCAATGCAATTAA
- a CDS encoding RagB/SusD family nutrient uptake outer membrane protein, with product MRKTNLLYLSFLFLLVTSCKKWVEVTPVTQIEDKDFFANEQGFKEALNGVYLNMGRVAQYGREFTFGMADVIGGMYVLNTSNGSQAYRDALAGLYTATGVQGITTTMWQNQYNSIANLNKLIEELDKADTNLFKPRNYRIIKGEALGLRAFLHLDLLRYFGTSIAAGGAEKAAIPYVEKYAAVVTPRSTHAQVLVKIQADLEKAAQLLQNDPILTGETITTDMDNGYLMNRKLRFNYYAVKATEARVNLWAGQIEKALPAAETVITATAKFPWVAQASVATSDVNRDRVFTTEHIFGLFVNDLAKNYVDLLDTSRFSTTLVITSARVTEQFETNTVGASDYRNVYLVRNVTNVASPKIFFGKLYQPNGMPVDLSKRVPLIRIPEMYYIAAECLKETNPAKAIEYLTTVRSNRGITAPLSSTLTAVQIQDELRKEYRKEFPSEGQMFFYYKRVNSTSVPGVSGAYPTARYVVPLPPAEVEFGQ from the coding sequence ATGAGAAAAACGAATTTATTATACCTGTCTTTCCTTTTCTTACTGGTCACTTCCTGTAAGAAGTGGGTGGAAGTAACCCCGGTGACCCAGATCGAAGACAAAGATTTTTTCGCCAATGAGCAGGGCTTCAAGGAAGCGCTCAATGGCGTATACCTCAATATGGGCCGCGTGGCCCAGTATGGACGTGAGTTTACTTTCGGCATGGCCGATGTGATTGGCGGTATGTATGTGCTGAACACTTCCAATGGCTCACAGGCATACCGCGATGCGCTGGCCGGCCTGTATACGGCTACCGGTGTGCAGGGTATCACCACAACTATGTGGCAGAACCAATATAATAGTATTGCCAATCTCAATAAGCTTATAGAAGAGTTGGACAAGGCAGATACCAATCTGTTCAAACCACGCAATTACCGTATCATCAAAGGAGAGGCCCTTGGTCTGCGGGCATTCCTGCACCTCGATCTGCTGCGTTATTTCGGTACCAGCATTGCCGCAGGCGGCGCGGAGAAGGCAGCTATCCCTTATGTGGAAAAATACGCTGCAGTTGTTACACCCAGGAGTACGCATGCACAGGTGCTGGTGAAGATACAGGCCGACCTGGAGAAGGCCGCCCAACTGTTGCAGAACGATCCCATCCTTACCGGCGAGACCATTACGACTGATATGGATAACGGCTACCTGATGAACCGGAAGCTGCGCTTCAATTATTATGCGGTGAAGGCTACGGAAGCAAGGGTCAACCTGTGGGCCGGTCAAATTGAAAAGGCTTTGCCTGCTGCGGAAACGGTGATTACAGCTACCGCCAAATTCCCCTGGGTGGCACAAGCCAGTGTGGCCACTTCCGATGTGAACCGTGACCGGGTGTTTACCACGGAACATATTTTTGGCCTCTTTGTGAATGACCTGGCCAAGAATTATGTAGACCTGCTGGATACCAGCCGCTTCAGCACCACCCTGGTGATCACGAGCGCCCGCGTTACCGAACAGTTTGAGACCAATACGGTAGGGGCTTCGGATTACCGCAATGTATACCTGGTGCGGAATGTGACGAATGTGGCTTCACCCAAGATATTTTTTGGCAAGCTGTATCAGCCCAATGGTATGCCGGTGGACCTGTCCAAGCGGGTACCACTTATCCGTATACCCGAAATGTATTATATCGCTGCAGAATGTTTGAAGGAGACCAATCCGGCCAAAGCGATCGAATACCTGACTACTGTACGTAGTAACCGGGGTATTACGGCGCCACTTTCATCCACGCTTACGGCTGTCCAGATACAGGATGAGCTGCGCAAGGAGTACAGGAAGGAGTTCCCTTCAGAAGGGCAGATGTTCTTCTATTATAAACGGGTGAACAGTACCAGCGTACCCGGCGTATCAGGCGCTTATCCTACTGCGCGCTATGTGGTACCACTTCCTCCTGCCGAAGTTGAATTTGGCCAATAA
- a CDS encoding SusC/RagA family TonB-linked outer membrane protein yields the protein MKITAFLLLAATLHVSAKGFAQHLTLSEKNAPLEKIFSVIKEQTGYQFWIEAKLLSSAKPVDITVKNKPLTEVLDLLFKDQPLTYNIVGKIIVVKDKPVRIEAPVPIEEPQPDPITGLVLDEKTQEPIAGASIVVKGQTQGVKTNDKGQFSITANSGNTLVITYVGYTPREVVIGTQRYYRITLEMTNESMKDIVVTGMFTRKASSFTGATTTFNQEELLKVGSVNVLQSLRNLDPAFQVIDNMNLGSDPNAIPNIQLRGQTGLPDLRGEYATNPNAPLFILDGFETTIQKVLDLDMYRVKSINVLKDAASKAIYGSRAANGVVVIETMRPQAGKLRFSYNTNITLQAPDLSSYDLTNAAEKLEVELAAGIYSNATVGNSQYILKQRYEENLRLVQSGVNTDWLSKPLQNGWGQRHSIRAEGGDQSFRYGVDLMYNKVTGVMKGSGRTTLTGAIDLTYRTRNVSVNNILTIANNRSDNSPWGAFSQYAAMNPYLPYQDENGRILKVITSLSRVNAGAGGAIVNEAVYNPAYNSTLKVMDYSKYLDITNNLSIDWRILPGLRALANLSVTKQEKESHLFLPADHTMFTTSEFSGDGAARKGRYTKGDGSLDVYAGRLLLNYTRNIGLHYIAINGGGDYSSNSSIFLFNTVEGFPNDRLDFPSLGLQYLLNSRPTGSESTVKDMSGLVSGNYSYDDRYLFDVSYRATQSSLYGKDNPWGQFWSAGIGWNAHKEAFLANSKVINQLRLRATNGYTGSQNFNSSISKSTYSYYLQNAYAGFGNGAQLIGLANPALQWQRKQDMNVGTDIALFNRLNLRFDYYISNTDGLVTDITLPPSAGFDTYKANLGKAENKGFDLRADYKVWTNNAKKASLVLFVLASHNKNTIKEISNSLKAWNQQQDATSSNNAADNKTAAVPRVRFVEGQSMNAIWAVPSLGIDPATGREVYLKKDGSVTYTWNANDQIAAGDALPKVSGNFGFNLIYGGWQVNTSFRFQYGGQMYNSTLVSKVENANVYQNVDRRVLTGRWRKPGDISFFKDVANTTTTQLSTRFVEDNDQLNFASLNITYDLDKIARVRSWGFSRLRAGFNMNEVFVISTVQQERGLEYPFARNFQFTLQASF from the coding sequence ATGAAGATCACAGCATTCCTTCTCCTGGCAGCAACGCTTCACGTATCTGCCAAGGGATTTGCACAACACCTCACATTATCGGAGAAGAACGCTCCGCTCGAAAAGATTTTTTCCGTCATCAAAGAACAAACAGGCTACCAGTTCTGGATAGAAGCCAAACTACTCAGCAGCGCAAAGCCTGTGGACATTACTGTAAAGAACAAGCCACTCACCGAAGTGCTGGACCTGTTATTTAAAGACCAGCCGCTCACCTACAATATCGTAGGTAAGATCATTGTGGTAAAAGACAAGCCGGTGCGTATAGAAGCACCGGTACCTATTGAGGAGCCACAGCCGGATCCCATCACGGGCCTGGTGCTGGACGAGAAAACGCAGGAGCCTATTGCGGGCGCCAGCATCGTGGTGAAAGGGCAGACGCAGGGCGTGAAGACCAATGACAAAGGACAGTTTTCCATCACGGCCAATTCGGGCAATACACTCGTGATCACGTATGTAGGCTATACTCCCCGTGAAGTGGTGATCGGCACACAAAGATATTACCGCATTACGCTGGAAATGACCAATGAGTCCATGAAAGACATCGTGGTCACTGGAATGTTTACCCGCAAAGCTTCCAGCTTTACCGGGGCTACTACCACTTTTAACCAGGAAGAGCTGTTGAAGGTGGGCAGTGTGAATGTATTGCAAAGCCTGCGTAACCTGGACCCCGCCTTCCAGGTGATTGACAATATGAACCTGGGCTCGGACCCCAATGCCATTCCCAATATCCAGTTGCGTGGCCAAACGGGCTTACCTGATCTGCGCGGCGAGTATGCTACCAATCCCAATGCGCCTCTTTTTATCCTCGATGGATTTGAGACTACGATCCAAAAGGTATTGGACCTGGATATGTACCGTGTGAAGAGTATCAACGTACTGAAAGATGCGGCTTCCAAAGCCATTTATGGTTCTCGCGCCGCCAATGGGGTAGTGGTGATCGAAACCATGCGACCCCAGGCCGGCAAGCTCCGCTTCTCTTATAATACCAATATTACGTTACAGGCGCCCGACCTCAGCTCTTATGACCTTACCAATGCGGCCGAAAAGCTGGAGGTGGAACTGGCGGCCGGTATTTATTCCAATGCCACAGTAGGCAACTCACAATATATCCTGAAACAACGGTATGAAGAGAACCTGCGCCTGGTGCAAAGTGGGGTGAATACCGACTGGCTTTCCAAACCGCTGCAGAACGGATGGGGCCAGCGACACTCGATCCGGGCTGAAGGTGGCGACCAGAGTTTCCGGTATGGTGTGGACCTGATGTACAACAAGGTCACCGGCGTGATGAAAGGCTCCGGCCGTACCACCCTTACCGGCGCAATTGATCTTACTTACCGCACCAGGAATGTTTCTGTCAATAATATACTGACGATTGCCAATAACCGCTCCGACAACTCTCCCTGGGGCGCTTTTTCACAATATGCGGCCATGAATCCTTATCTCCCTTACCAGGATGAAAACGGGCGCATCCTGAAGGTGATCACCAGTCTTTCGCGTGTGAATGCTGGCGCTGGTGGTGCTATTGTCAACGAGGCAGTATACAATCCCGCTTATAATTCGACCCTGAAGGTGATGGACTATTCCAAATACCTCGATATTACCAATAACCTCAGCATTGACTGGCGTATTCTGCCGGGACTGCGGGCGCTGGCCAATCTCAGCGTGACCAAACAGGAGAAGGAAAGCCATCTCTTCCTGCCGGCCGATCATACTATGTTTACTACTTCTGAGTTCAGTGGTGACGGCGCAGCACGCAAAGGCCGGTACACAAAAGGAGATGGTAGCTTAGATGTTTACGCAGGCAGGTTGTTGCTCAACTATACCAGGAACATCGGTCTCCATTATATAGCCATCAATGGTGGAGGAGATTATAGCAGCAATAGCAGTATCTTTCTTTTCAACACCGTAGAAGGTTTCCCCAATGACCGCCTCGATTTTCCGTCACTCGGCCTGCAATACCTGCTGAACTCACGGCCCACCGGTAGTGAGAGTACTGTTAAAGACATGAGCGGGCTGGTCTCTGGTAACTATTCTTATGATGACCGCTACCTGTTTGATGTATCTTATCGCGCCACGCAGTCTTCCCTGTATGGAAAGGATAATCCCTGGGGACAGTTCTGGTCGGCGGGTATTGGCTGGAATGCGCATAAGGAAGCATTCCTCGCCAACTCCAAAGTGATCAACCAGCTTCGCCTGCGCGCCACCAATGGTTATACCGGTTCGCAAAACTTTAACTCCTCCATCAGCAAATCCACTTATTCGTATTACCTGCAAAATGCGTATGCCGGCTTCGGCAACGGGGCCCAACTCATCGGGCTGGCCAATCCGGCCCTGCAATGGCAACGCAAACAGGATATGAATGTTGGTACCGATATCGCCCTGTTCAACCGGCTGAACCTGCGCTTCGATTATTATATCAGTAATACCGATGGCCTGGTGACGGATATCACCCTGCCTCCTTCCGCCGGCTTTGACACGTACAAGGCCAACCTGGGCAAAGCAGAGAATAAGGGTTTCGACCTGCGGGCGGATTACAAGGTATGGACGAATAATGCGAAGAAAGCCTCGTTGGTACTGTTTGTGCTGGCCTCGCACAACAAGAATACCATCAAGGAAATATCCAACTCACTTAAAGCCTGGAATCAACAGCAGGATGCTACCAGCAGTAATAATGCTGCCGACAATAAAACGGCCGCTGTGCCGCGCGTGCGTTTCGTGGAAGGGCAATCCATGAATGCCATCTGGGCGGTGCCCTCCCTTGGTATTGACCCGGCCACCGGTCGTGAAGTATACCTGAAAAAGGATGGTTCGGTTACTTATACCTGGAATGCCAATGACCAGATTGCGGCGGGCGATGCATTGCCCAAGGTTTCCGGCAATTTCGGTTTCAACCTGATCTATGGCGGCTGGCAGGTGAATACGTCTTTCCGTTTCCAGTATGGCGGACAAATGTATAACTCTACCCTGGTGAGCAAAGTGGAGAATGCCAACGTGTACCAGAATGTAGACAGGCGCGTACTGACGGGCAGGTGGCGCAAACCCGGTGATATCAGCTTTTTTAAGGATGTGGCCAATACAACCACTACGCAGCTCAGCACCCGCTTCGTGGAAGATAATGACCAGTTGAATTTTGCTTCGCTGAATATTACTTACGACCTGGATAAGATCGCCAGGGTACGCTCCTGGGGATTCTCCCGTCTGCGGGCCGGCTTTAATATGAATGAAGTGTTCGTCATTTCCACTGTACAGCAGGAGCGTGGGTTGGAGTATCCCTTTGCCCGCAATTTTCAGTTCACCTTACAGGCATCATTCTAA
- a CDS encoding FecR family protein: MSIHQLEYLMQLYANRSLSELERKELMQLLEKEGPLTEEALAVLIEQYPATGEVEMPDNWMQAVDRIVAVDRMQNTVEAEIPVIKPARPWKRIGWYAAAACVLALLTGGILYLSRQNRTPEQTVTQTPVTHDALPGTNGAVLTLADGSTVVLDSLGNGIIASQQGATVLLEDGKLQYNPAKAAADAIVYNTMTTPRGRQFRLTLPDGTRVWMNAASSIRFPTQFAGNTRQVELSGEAYFEVAANKQQPFMVQLPGGKSIEVTGTHFNVKAYTDEADTRTTLLEGAVMVKANDQSLNMKPGQQTRITAGGSIALVPGASTQQAIAWMSRSFSFRNDDLETILKQLARWYDIEVKYERGIPKKTFTSNVSMDNNLSDILTVLSQSGVKFSLENGVLRIL, encoded by the coding sequence ATGAGCATTCATCAACTGGAATATCTGATGCAATTGTATGCCAACCGTTCATTGAGCGAATTGGAACGGAAGGAGTTGATGCAATTGCTGGAAAAAGAAGGACCGCTTACCGAAGAAGCGTTGGCAGTCTTGATAGAACAGTACCCTGCTACCGGTGAAGTGGAGATGCCCGACAACTGGATGCAGGCTGTAGACCGTATCGTGGCAGTAGACCGCATGCAAAATACAGTTGAAGCTGAAATACCGGTGATAAAGCCCGCCCGTCCGTGGAAGCGTATAGGCTGGTATGCTGCGGCGGCTTGTGTATTGGCTTTGCTGACAGGCGGTATTTTGTACCTCAGCCGGCAGAACCGTACACCCGAACAAACAGTTACACAAACACCTGTTACACATGATGCATTGCCCGGTACCAACGGAGCGGTGCTCACTTTGGCCGATGGATCTACCGTAGTGCTGGATAGCCTGGGTAATGGCATTATAGCGAGCCAGCAAGGTGCTACTGTATTGCTGGAGGATGGCAAGCTGCAATACAATCCTGCAAAGGCCGCAGCAGACGCCATTGTTTATAATACGATGACCACACCGCGGGGCAGGCAGTTCCGGCTTACCTTGCCGGATGGCACCCGGGTATGGATGAATGCAGCCAGCTCTATCCGGTTTCCTACGCAATTTGCCGGGAATACGAGGCAGGTGGAGCTGAGCGGGGAAGCCTATTTTGAAGTGGCCGCCAATAAGCAACAACCTTTCATGGTGCAGTTGCCCGGGGGCAAGAGCATTGAAGTGACCGGTACGCATTTTAATGTGAAAGCCTATACCGATGAGGCCGATACCAGGACCACCCTGCTGGAAGGCGCTGTAATGGTAAAGGCCAACGACCAATCATTGAATATGAAGCCTGGCCAGCAAACCCGTATTACGGCAGGTGGCAGTATTGCACTTGTGCCGGGCGCCAGTACACAGCAGGCCATCGCCTGGATGAGCCGGTCTTTTAGTTTCCGGAATGATGACCTGGAAACGATCCTGAAGCAACTGGCCAGGTGGTACGACATAGAAGTAAAATATGAGCGGGGTATTCCGAAGAAGACGTTTACCTCCAATGTTTCAATGGACAATAACTTATCCGATATACTCACGGTCCTTTCACAGAGCGGCGTGAAGTTCTCCCTGGAAAACGGGGTGCTGCGCATATTGTGA
- a CDS encoding RNA polymerase sigma factor, with protein sequence MDSLIEQIAEGDEQAFARFYRFYYPQLLPFLQRHVAEKAEADEILQQVFLRVWLNRDMLPEIRHMKAWLSKITAREYLRVLHNKLTRRERFPLEMIDDQTEVASTPSSQPLSLKELNKTIQQGVERLSPQRREVFTLSRSHSLTIQEIADRLQLSPQTVKNTLTAALREVRSFLQEQGYTFTFGVLLSLCYFIFKKI encoded by the coding sequence ATGGATAGTTTGATTGAGCAGATAGCGGAGGGTGACGAGCAGGCATTTGCCCGGTTTTACCGGTTCTATTACCCGCAGTTGCTGCCTTTTCTGCAAAGGCATGTAGCCGAAAAGGCAGAGGCAGATGAAATACTGCAACAGGTTTTTTTACGGGTATGGCTCAACAGGGATATGCTGCCGGAGATCAGGCATATGAAAGCCTGGCTTTCCAAGATCACCGCCCGCGAATACCTGCGCGTACTGCACAATAAACTCACGCGCAGGGAAAGATTTCCCCTCGAAATGATTGACGATCAAACAGAAGTGGCAAGCACACCGTCTTCCCAGCCCTTGTCATTGAAAGAACTCAACAAAACCATTCAGCAGGGCGTGGAAAGACTTTCCCCGCAGCGCCGGGAGGTATTCACGCTCAGCAGGAGTCATTCCCTTACGATACAGGAAATTGCCGACAGGCTGCAACTCTCTCCGCAAACAGTAAAAAATACGCTCACAGCGGCCTTGCGGGAGGTGCGCAGCTTCCTGCAGGAGCAGGGGTATACTTTTACTTTCGGGGTGTTGTTGAGCCTATGTTATTTTATTTTTAAAAAAATTTGA
- a CDS encoding polysaccharide lyase family 7 protein has translation MNISSSKPNVSALLQKGVIGAFIFAALLLGGCRKTANQPAESNLTALEIQTDDISIAAANPTAGWTQTSYTYGIQTPWNLSQSSRYSYSGGEHRFWIYPNDACQYEGCSTGPRSELRMNNNYTSGRHQFEGDVYIVSGSAGTDIMQVFGGSTNATAIMLKIHSASSGTIKRYDNETLMTSAYNKWIHVNVQHDADNGRIYVYLNNVLKGNYADRGNATHYFKCGVYNISGSRSETRWKNVKYWKNGPVGQ, from the coding sequence ATGAACATCTCATCATCAAAACCCAATGTAAGCGCTTTGCTTCAAAAAGGAGTGATAGGCGCTTTTATATTTGCTGCACTTTTATTGGGCGGTTGCAGGAAAACTGCCAACCAACCAGCCGAAAGCAACCTGACTGCTTTGGAGATTCAAACTGACGACATCAGTATTGCGGCCGCTAATCCAACGGCCGGATGGACGCAAACATCTTATACGTACGGCATACAAACGCCCTGGAACCTTTCCCAATCCAGCCGTTACAGTTACTCAGGAGGGGAGCATCGTTTTTGGATCTACCCGAATGATGCCTGTCAGTATGAAGGTTGCTCTACCGGGCCCCGTTCCGAATTGCGTATGAACAATAATTATACTTCCGGAAGGCACCAGTTTGAAGGTGATGTATATATTGTTTCAGGTTCTGCCGGAACGGACATCATGCAGGTATTCGGGGGCTCCACCAATGCCACAGCCATCATGCTTAAGATCCATTCAGCCAGCAGCGGCACCATCAAACGTTACGATAATGAAACGTTGATGACGAGCGCTTATAATAAATGGATACACGTGAATGTGCAGCATGATGCTGACAACGGCAGGATCTATGTTTACCTGAACAATGTACTGAAAGGTAATTATGCAGACCGTGGCAATGCCACCCATTATTTCAAATGCGGTGTGTATAATATATCCGGTTCCCGTTCCGAAACCCGCTGGAAGAATGTGAAGTACTGGAAGAACGGTCCTGTTGGGCAATAA
- a CDS encoding DUF4998 domain-containing protein, producing the protein MNVRKKINIALILFVLAVTIVSCSKWDDYKKYTANGETIYTGKMDSVKIYSGRLRVKLTGLLPADPKITSCKITWNQGKDSAIYPINKGIGVDSFKQIITVPEGVSSFKIQTFDATGNGSLIVNATGTAYGPKYESGLSNRPVARAELLANGNAEVTWDVFDTTSGAKATVISYTTTSNATASVSVPVSQAITTLPNFKGGTSISLITQYLPVPTAIDTFYSASQTVGVMYDITDLYIPNAGINFTNSDGGTGRWRTPAIWTTTADVRNGGGDIGGLDAGGWLPSVALSIEAWWGMTPVPNGKIYQSFTLPAGKYTFIATAGDCSDGGTKYVTVAPGSALPDINNVPAAALVYKTIAKYADTKLNFTLSGPTQVAVGIQAGMAAEGNFMKVFKVRLYGTP; encoded by the coding sequence ATGAACGTGCGTAAAAAAATAAATATCGCTTTAATCCTGTTTGTGCTGGCTGTAACCATCGTGTCCTGTTCCAAATGGGATGATTATAAAAAGTATACAGCCAATGGCGAAACCATCTATACCGGCAAGATGGACTCCGTAAAGATTTATTCCGGCAGGCTGCGGGTGAAGCTGACAGGGCTATTGCCGGCCGACCCTAAAATTACCAGTTGTAAAATAACCTGGAATCAAGGTAAAGATTCCGCCATTTATCCTATTAACAAAGGGATAGGCGTTGACAGTTTTAAACAAATTATTACTGTGCCGGAGGGCGTAAGCAGCTTTAAGATCCAAACCTTTGATGCAACCGGTAATGGCTCCCTGATCGTCAATGCTACCGGTACCGCTTATGGTCCTAAATACGAAAGCGGATTGAGCAACCGGCCTGTGGCCCGTGCTGAGTTGCTGGCCAATGGAAACGCGGAAGTAACCTGGGATGTTTTTGACACTACATCCGGAGCAAAGGCTACGGTAATCAGCTATACTACGACCAGTAATGCTACTGCTTCGGTATCCGTACCTGTTAGCCAGGCGATCACCACGCTGCCCAATTTTAAAGGCGGCACTTCCATCAGCCTCATCACACAGTATTTGCCGGTCCCTACTGCTATTGACACCTTCTATAGCGCATCGCAAACAGTAGGGGTGATGTATGATATAACGGACCTTTATATCCCTAATGCCGGGATCAATTTTACCAACTCCGATGGCGGTACAGGCAGGTGGCGTACTCCGGCCATCTGGACTACTACGGCCGATGTGCGGAATGGCGGCGGCGATATAGGCGGGCTGGATGCCGGCGGATGGCTGCCATCTGTGGCACTTTCTATTGAAGCCTGGTGGGGCATGACACCGGTACCCAATGGCAAGATTTACCAAAGCTTTACATTACCTGCCGGAAAATATACATTCATTGCTACTGCCGGCGATTGTTCGGACGGCGGTACTAAATACGTTACGGTAGCACCCGGCAGTGCGCTGCCCGATATTAATAATGTGCCGGCTGCAGCCCTTGTTTATAAGACGATAGCCAAGTATGCGGATACTAAGCTCAATTTTACCTTATCGGGCCCTACCCAGGTTGCTGTTGGCATACAGGCAGGTATGGCTGCCGAAGGGAACTTTATGAAAGTGTTCAAGGTAAGGCTGTATGGCACTCCCTGA